From the Lathyrus oleraceus cultivar Zhongwan6 chromosome 4, CAAS_Psat_ZW6_1.0, whole genome shotgun sequence genome, one window contains:
- the LOC127136667 gene encoding expansin-A20, protein MHYPASKTIVVLNLHQQQQQHEKSVTIAMNFKQTHDTEGSLITEGACGYGDLHKASYGKHSVGLSTTLFNRGTTCGACYEIRCVDHILWCVLGSPSVIVTATDFCPPNYGLSVDYGGWCNFPRQHFELSQPAFSEIAKTKADIIPVQYKRVKCERSVGMKFTMSGSSHFYQVLITNVGQEGEVFAVKLKGSRTGWIPMAGNWGMNWHCNVNLQHQPLSFEVTSSTGKTLASYNVAPSNWQLGQTFQGKQF, encoded by the exons ATGCACTATCCTGCTAGCAAAACCATTGTAGTGCTCAATCTGcatcagcagcaacaacaacatgAAAAATCAGTTACCATTGCCATGAATTTCAAACAGACGCATG ACACAGAGGGATCCCTCATTACAGAAGGAGCTTGTGGTTACGGAGATCTTCACAAAGCTAGCTACGGAAAGCACAGTGTTGGATTAAGCACAACTTTGTTCAACAGAGGGACTACGTGTGGGGCTTGCTACGAGATCAGATGTGTTGACCATATCTTGTGGTGTGTGCTTGGAAGCCCTTCTGTAATTGTTACCGCCACTGATTTCTGTCCTCCTAATTACGGTCTCTCAGTTGATTATGGTGGCTGGTGTAACTTTCCAAGACAACATTTTGAGTTGTCACAACCTGCATTTTCTGAAATTGCCAAAACAAAAGCCGATATTATTCCGGTTCAGTATAAAAGAGTGAAGTGTGAAAGAAGTGTTGGGATGAAGTTTACAATGAGTGGAAGTTCTCATTTCTATCAAGTTCTAATTACTAATGTGGGGCAAGAAGGTGAAGTGTTTGCTGTGAAACTGAAGGGATCTAGAACAGGATGGATACCAATGGCAGGGAATTGGGGAATGAATTGGCACTGCAATGTCAACCTTCAACATCAGCCTTTGTCCTTTGAGGTAACCAGCAGCACTGGAAAAACACTCGCATCTTACAATGTAGCACCATCAAACTGGCAACTTGGACAGACATTTCAAGGAAAACAATTTTAA